One Salmo trutta chromosome 26, fSalTru1.1, whole genome shotgun sequence DNA window includes the following coding sequences:
- the LOC115162824 gene encoding solute carrier family 35 member F2-like has translation MAEKDPEGIIATDPRNNYDRKCLIIRKLLKFNPKEVFTWQLVKTVAMGQGLAVLMCGTAVTSQYLASDYHVDAPMFQSFMSYALLCLTYTTALLFRTGNGNMFQILKKRWWKYLLVGLVDVEANYTVVKAYQYTTLTSIQLLDCFVIPVLMILSCWFLKTCYRPVHYVSVCVCLLGVGAMVGADLLAGRDLGSTSDVLLGDGLVLLSASLYAVSNLCQEYTVKHLSSVEFLGMVGLFGTLISGIQLGVLEHNNVANIQWDWRIGLLFAGYGLCMYTLYSCMPIVVKKTSATAVNLSLLTADLLSLFCGLFLFQYTFSGLYIVSLVIILVGFVSFNAVATTPNPADPITPSVGWEEGGYDNLDDIINEEVVVAVLEEQEEEEGECPGVSWNQRTQNEEVPAGGRSTKM, from the exons ATGGCTGAGAAGGACCCAGAGGGGATTATAGCTACAGATCCCAGAAATAATTATGATAGAAAATGCCTTATTATCCGGAAGCTTCTGAAGTTCAACCCTAAAGAAGTGTTTACATG GCAGCTGGTGAAGACAGTAGCCATGGGTCAGGGTTTGGCTGTTCTCATGTGTGGCACAGCAGTAACATCCCAGTACCTGGCTTCAGACTACCACGTGGACGCGCCCATGTTCCAGAGCTTTATGAGCTACGCACTGCTCTGCCTCACCTACACCACTGCTCTGCTGTTCAGAACAg GGAATGGCAATATGTTTCAGATTTTAAAGAAGAGGTGGTGGAAGTATCTCCTAGTAGGCTTGGTGGACGTCGAGGCTAACTACACAGTGGTTAAAGCTTACCAGTACACTACACTCACCAGTATACAG CTGCTGGACTGTTTTGTGATCCCTGTGTTGATGATTCTCTCCTGCTGGTTCCTGAAGACATGCTACAGACCCGTCCactacgtctctgtgtgtgtctgtctgctggGGGTGGGGGCCATGGTGGGAGCTGACCTACTGGCTGGACGAGACTTGGGATCCA ccTCAGACGTTCTGCTAGGTGATGGCTTGGTCCTACTCAGTGCCAGCCTATATGCTGTGTCTAACTTGTGTCAGGAGTACACCGTCAAACACCTCAGCAGTGTAGAGTTCCTAGGCATGGTCGGCCTGTTCGGCACACTCATCAGTGGCATACagct GGGTGTTCTGGAGCATAACAACGTGGCAAACATCCAATGGGACTGGAGAATCG GCCTGCTGTTTGCTGGCTATGGCCTGTGTATGTACACCCTGTACAGCTGTATGCCCATAGTGGTCAAGAAGACAAGTGCTACAGCAGTCAACCTCTCCCTGCTCACTGCAGACCTCCTCAGCCTCTTCTGTGGCCTGTTTCTCTTTCAATAcacg ttctcAGGTCTGTACATTGTGTCTCTGGTGATCATCCTGGTGGGCTTTGTCTCCTTCAACGCTGTGGCAACGACCCCTAACCCAGCCGACCCCATCACCCCCTCTGTGGGCTGGGAGGAGGGTGGCTATGACAACCTTGATGACATCATCAATGAAGAAGTGGTGGTGGCGGTCTtggaggagcaggaagaggaagagggtgaATGCCCAGGGGTATCATGGAATCAGAGAACACAGAATGAGGAAGTACCGGCGGGGGGACGGAGTACCAAGATGTGA